A single genomic interval of Dysidea avara chromosome 6, odDysAvar1.4, whole genome shotgun sequence harbors:
- the LOC136258216 gene encoding coiled-coil domain-containing protein 83-like has protein sequence MGKKKKGDGKKGDSSADAPPPPQGVSEIAEAVLSFKIRTREQLIVEHEDEAEVIRDRNYQQTERNKKLLAEKEQYMKTLFDQVKEEEAKLCEAKKVARSDVENSLLEKLNYVHTSHQEIKEMGEAIEQLDSKLAVSGEELQRIKHYKDVLLIKNNNRIDAIKAEMERIKKEGAEQEVDVNEKLKVIREDVLKLTEVLIDLQQKQISERLMDSLHPEVKQELKDNVWLKREIGLQKKAFDKLSRENTFLEQRNLKLMGGIHKLKMADLRAMRKVCQPELGSPPPDTSMPMLLSTNNLSWQQFAEKAAQGETPMYTSLELRMMGVDGTRAYLSTPPDCVKLPPISGKPRTAAASSRPYWPVTSNMLKTLLTSTDASNSSQTTSP, from the exons ATGGGGAAGAAGAAAAAGGGTGATGGAAAGAAAGGCGATTCGTCTGCAGATGCCCCACCCCCACCGCAGGGCGTGTCCGAAATAGCAGAAGCTGTGTTAAGTTTCAA GATTCGTACACGGGAGCAGCTGATCGTTGAACATGAAGATGAGGCTGAAGTTATCCGAGACAGAAACTATCAACAAACAGAAAGA aACAAGAAGCTACTTGCAGAAAAAGAGCAATACATGAAGACATTATTTGATCAAGTTAAAGAAGAGGAGGCTAAACTTTGTGAGGCTAAGAAAGTGGCACGCAGTGATGTTGAAAATTCCTTACTTGAAAAGTTGAATTATGTCCATACGTCTCATCAAGAAATCAAAG AGATGGGAGAAGCAATTGAACAACTGGACAGTAAGTTAGCGGTCAGTGGAGAAGAATTACAGAGGATTAAACATTACAAG GATGTATTATTGATAAAGAATAATAACAGAATTGATGCCATCAAAGCAGAAATGGAGAGAATAAAAAAGGAAGGAGCTGAGCAAGAAG TTGATGTTAATGAGAAGTTAAAAGTGATTAGAGAAGACGTACTAAAGTTGACGGAAGTGTTGATAGACTTACAGCAAAAACAAATCTCAGAA AGGCTCATGGACTCACTACATCCTGAAGTTAAACAAGAGCTTAAAGATAACGTTTGGCTTAAACGAGAG ATTGGATTACAAaagaaagcttttgataaaCTTAGTCGTGAGAACACCTTTTTAGAGCAGCGTAATCTCAAGCTGATGGGTGGCATACACAAACTTAAAATGGCAGACCTGAGAGCCATGAG GAAAGTGTGTCAACCAGAACTTGGTTCACCTCCCCCGGACACCTCCATGCCCATGTTGCTATCTACTAACAACTTATCCTGGCAACAATTTGCAGAGAAAGCAGCACAG GGTGAAACACCAATGTACACAAGCCTGGAATTGCGTATGATGGGAGTGGATGGCACACGTGCATATTTATCTACACCACCAGATTGTGTGAAGCTACCACCAATTTCAGGCAAGCCTCGGACTGCTGCAGCCAGCTCAAGGCCATATTGGCCAGTCACAAGTAACATGTTGAAAACCCTACTAACTTCAACTGATGCATCAAACTCATCTCAAACCACTTCACCTTAA
- the LOC136258212 gene encoding cation-independent mannose-6-phosphate receptor-like, which yields MKRLVATVTILVCLLAVAQTEHTCRDGCDYGNTLGGVDLSHLKGVWETVYYSRSEGAIEDNEATFFNISLCGGITGRWQPTQCTNSPTSVCMRSSDNAVFSLADTPSCDVTYDSTKRHVQFIYNYSSSAETTFHKGNVTITLICGQHLGVPEVVYGDPHSGNIQIIWVTSAVCTQERQPIHESKCYTIGSNSAAGIDAETYDLSYLIKSGGYKLKTDGLPHGEFTLSLCRPLDIPGNCNGSMFCLSNGSFLSNNAPFPMAYISDSSSLQLRNNLLYIEYFSKDTPDVCNEDAKDSAPKLHRKIEIRFMCPKDNEIIGPKITYIDGKGCLCTIQWYTSYACGMSAIESTSCILKDHSTKQTKFDLTELGKNLTTALVTGGDADRYSYHFSICSGRGVDIGHCPRDTGGSIVRVSQEYDTTCHSLGSDPGRLKYADGALTMTYSYGDHCHTNFARTSIINFFCPKDVKDLPANTTSHLRYVEEDNCLYTFEWVTPLACPKEEVEDASDCGFQLGKTSYSLAQLIPESDTNWLVVGGSKSFNTSCYMISACGGLVISGEDYKTGSEFCLAQKAPTTCNGFSVCQVFYNGTGRPLGYFDVTDTSSINTISDGVFLLNSTKLGGVCPGRKDKAYSTMTYVCKPGALVDPPVLIANYYDCVIEFQWQTAVACPLAHYHGESNNCKIKDMRLNYEYDLSSLNISSSLYSHYVKPFNYTLNVCGEVDCGDQKQVGMCQHDGDKLHNAGAVSSTLEYENGVLRAVYTGGEKCHSGKPRNTTIIFQCDHSHVSGLVIDDVTEVHCEYEVTALTNLACPPNYRAVECAFQDKLGRQYDLSQLAKEDFNWEASGTESNNVTYLINVCRPLNKAPGCSPTSAVCEYVLPLNGSGSEHKKFLQNLGDASTGHFTVSDSGAVTLTYHFDPPSGSGGCQRLVSIAFECDKDAEIDAPPRYLSGGDSQSSCQYYFSWRTRAACPIASETVENSCKVTDEASSYTYDLSPLHSTAQDYNLTGSDGNAYWINLCGALIDSKSCTKDSAGCQKPKGSSSFFSLGKSNTEKLKYVDGSIVMTYEGGNICHHNNRSRIMEVTFQCDSENGSIGQPHFREENDCLYRFLWPTVLACKPKTIDCIAEGGKYDLRQLFVATRNWHIQNSDVYKDRQLYISVCQTLNVSKFNGSCPEGSAACEVYRNGTGKGLGGVYSDLKVVSEGLLSLTYSNGKRCLNGDIGIVVTLFRCNHKVGIGAPRIVSVTDNCEYEMEWETSYACPITATVAHGNCTILDPVTDTLVNLHDQLKNTLFSVNVDHFVYNVSVCGQSIKCDGNNSLPHGGCQVELEGEKRQFSVGLLNESSLEMVDGKLRLTYDHGKKCNHIDVHRKMVINFECNRTDIHGTLKFREENNCEYAFTFSTNLDIVCHQATPKIDCSVPGFDLTPIANVRFLHQPVKLHSNGLLAQYAVAMVSICHPLNHSNLMVQNCTPGQAACLSGHGVALDLGQPTDPPVAMTTGEGVVLTYKNGASCEGSQSKSTVLRIVCDTDVGLLSTLSFIGDPPSENTCEYVFEVKSRAACWLNHTTTESSPSPTTSATDSGTKPATNGGTEPPTNSVVVKNNTNSLSPTLCSITDPVFTKTITFESIDKATGYTTSNEGHDYAIRLCGPLPEKTCGENAAICVGGSRLVSAEHRIVAMSSTSVGFYYPWGSKCKSQNRNDTALVLVTCGSQTSLSHAGYYSELCEHRFSLTSPSMCFNDATTFVECMAQPNVSVEYDLSSLMGQTYKGTVVPKHGDTSPYDINAIGTFNLTVCRSLNPLTEEGDKCGPGNALCVKTIKGGYIGLGHMKTAPTVSPEGHVILMYTDGSPCGDKGDSKYSAKVHLICNRAILMGSPVIMKRPEECMYELEWDNALACKSHYDKSEAVHCLFNNTVTGMEMDLQPLVNLTATTTVDGVRYDVTACGKVVKMVGSKKTTLGIYRGSFNLFSAQGVKLDYSGGNKDKCNAAYPYSSTVIMECSRGTDGVGKLVYNKEISNKCHSYFTWWTMYACGSTELSCSTELGGKFYDFSELHHSRYWSVTDKKDRKFKINICGPITNLPTHSTGCSSGAAVCLKLNNYQESFLELAQSDTQMISAVGQGDSQKIMLHYSGVAPSSQRNKTSCTSYHVKIVMDCGAVLSKPMELLDSMDCVYTFQWSTSLACPERVISGDNTVSECKDQIPKDKKENSYVFYPNKLKRTEESDMKNNYYAVSEDAHRFFINICGPVRPQHLYDLSGCGSKSAVCMLVGGHATSLASTDKIVFSYEDRWLEILMSEGSNRIIVRVECIHDELFELTGYHPAGTEHLEFEYNSTTKGITTYYFSMKTVLGCKSTGFEGTTAPTTAASTTTSTSSTNANGGGDKKKKKGSAGAAVAIVIIVILLSLAVMSLFLLLKNERRRNMVFEKAQQMFGQPSKPPISIDAEMQRLIPSETDDESGKEKDDSSSSEEEHAAISTSGEDEELMDL from the exons ATGAAGCGACTGGTCGCTACCGTTACAATACTCGTGTGTTTATTGGCAGTGGCGCAGACTGAGCACACATGTCGGGATGGCTGCGACTACGGCAATACATTGGGAGGCGTTGACTTGAGTCATTTAAAAGG GGTTTGGGAGACGGTGTATTACTCAAGGTCAGAAGGAGCTATAGAAGACAATGAAGCAACGTTCTTTAATATCAGTCTCTGTGGTGGTATCACTGGCCGATGGCAGCCAACACAATGCACAAACTCGCCAACGTCAGTGTGTATGCGTAGCTCAGACAATGCCGTGTTCTCACTAGCAGACACACCTAGCTGTGATGTAACATATGATTCAACCAAACGACATGTACAGTTCAtatataattacagtagttCAGCAGAAACAACATTTCACAAAGGCAACGTAACTATCACCTTAATATGTGGCCAACATctg GGTGTTCCTGAAGTTGTGTACGGAGATCCCCATAGTGGAAATATTCAAATAATTTGGGTCACCAGTGCCGTGTGCACACAAGAACGTCAGCCTATTCATGAGAGCAAGTGCTATACTATTGGTAGTAACTCTGCTGCTGGTATTGATGCCGAGACTTACGATCTCTCATATCTTATTAAATCTGGAGGATATAAGCTTAAAACAGATGGTCTACCCCATGGTGAGTTCACTCTCAGTCTGTGCCGTCCGTTGGACATCCCTGGTAACTGCAATGGTTCAATGTTTTGTTTAAGCAATGGAAGCTTCTTATCTAACAATGCTCCTTTCCCAATGGCCTACATCAGTGATTCATCATCACTCCAACTCAGAAATAACCTATTATACATAGAATATTTTTCAAAAGACACTCCAGATGTGTGTAATGAAGATGCCAAGGATAGTGCACCCAAACTTCATCGGAAGATTGAAATCCGCTTCATGTGCCCTAAAGACAATGAAATAATTGGTCCAAAAATTACTTACATTGACGGCAAGGGGTGTCTGTGTACAATACAATGGTATACATCATATGCTTGTGGCATGTCTGCTATTGAATCAACATCATGTATATTAAAGGATCACTCGACAAAacagacaaaatttgacctTACAGAGTTGGGGAAAAATCTCACCACGGCCCTAGTGACTGGTGGAGATGCTGACAGATACTCGTATCATTTTAGTATTTGTTCTGGCAGAGGGGTAGACATTGGTCACTGTCCTAGAGACACTGGTGGCTCTATTGTAAGAGTATCTCAGGAGTACGATACTACATGCCATTCTCTTGGGTCTGACCCTGGCAGATTAAAATATGCTGATGGAGCTCTAACAATGACTTATTCCTATGGCGATCACTGTCATACAAACTTTGCTCGCACTTCAATCATCAACTTCTTCTGTCCTAAAGATGTTAAGGATCTACCAGCAAATACAACTTCTCACTTACGATATGTTGAAGAAGACAATTGCTTGTACACATTTGAATGGGTAACTCCATTGGCCTGTCCTAAAGAAGAAGTAGAGGATGCATCTGATTGTGGTTTTCAGTTAGGAAAAACATCGTACAGTCTAGCACAACTGATTCCTGAGTCAGACACAAATTGGTTGGTTGTCGGTGGTAGCAAATCCTTCAACACATCATGTTATATGATCAGTGCTTGTGGTGGTTTAGTTATAAGTGGAGAAGACTATAAAACAGGATCAGAATTCTGTCTAGCACAGAAAGCCCCTACAACCTGCAATGGATTTAGTGTCTGCCAAGTGTTCTACAATGGTACAGGCCGTCCATTAGGCTATTTTGATGTCACAGATACTTCTAGCATCAATACTATTTCTGATGGAGTTTTTCTTTTGAATTCGACAAAGCTTGGTGGTGTTTGTCCTGGTAGAAAAGATAAGGCGTATTCTACAATGACTTATGTGTGTAAACCTGGAGCCCTTGTGGATCCACCTGTTCTGATAGCCAACTATTATGACTGTGTAATCGAGTTCCAATGGCAAACTGCTGTGGCCTGTCCTCTAGCACACTACCATGGTGAATCAAACAACTGCAAGATTAAAGACATGCGTCTTAACTATGAATACGACCTCTCGTCTTTGAATATTAGTTCATCACTGTACAGCCATTATGTCAAGCCTTTTAACTATACGCTGAATGTTTGTGGTGAGGTTGATTGTGGTGATCAGAAACAAGTAGGGATGTGCCAACATGATGGTGACAAGTTACACAATGCTGGTGCTGTTAGCTCAACACTTGAGTATGAAAATGGCGTCCTAAGAGCTGTGTACACAGGAGGGGAGAAGTGTCATAGTGGCAAACCTAGGAATACGACTATTATATTTCAATGTGATCACTCACATGTCAGTGGTTTGGTTATAGATGATGTAACCGAAGTTCACTGTGAGTACGAAGTCACTGCTCTCACAAACCTTGCCTGTCCACCAAACTACAGAGCAGTCGAGTGTGCCTTCCAGGACAAGCTTGGCCGTCAGTACGATCTCTCACAGCTGGCAAAGGAAGATTTTAACTGGGAAGCATCTGGCACAGAATCCAATAATGTTACTTACCTCATAAATGTATGCCGACCTTTGAACAAAGCTCCTGGATGTAGCCCCACCTCTGCTGTCTGTGAATATGTCCTGCCATTAAATGGTAGCGGCTCTGAGCACAAAAAGTTTCTGCAAAACTTGGGTGATGCCTCTACTGGACACTTTACAGTCAGTGACAGTGGAGCTGTGACACTGACCTATCATTTTGACCCTCCAAGTGGTAGCGGAGGATGCCAACGTTTAGTAAGCATTGCTTTTGAGTGTGACAAAGATGCTGAGATAGAc GCACCACCCAGATACCTGTCTGGTGGAGACTCTCAGTCCTCATGTCAATACTACTTTTCATGGCGTACCAGAGCGGCTTGTCCCATTGCCTCAGAAACAGTAGAAAACAGTTGCAAAGTGACAGATGAGGCCTCAAGCTATACATATGACCTGTCCCCTCTACATTCCACTGCCCAAGATTATAACCTGACCGGCTCAGATGGAAATGCATACTGGATTAATCTTTGTGGTGCTTTAATTGATAGCAAGTCATGCACTAAAGATTCTGCTGGCTGCCAGAAACCTAAGGGATCTTCTAGCTTCTTCTCTTTAGGCAAGAGTAatactgaaaaactaaaatatGTTGATGGGTCAATAGTAATGACATATGAGGGTGGAAATATTTGCCACCATAACAATAGATCAAGAATTATGGAGGTAACCTTTCAGTGTGATAGTGAAAATGGGAGTATTGGACAACCTCATTTCCGAGAGGAAAATGACTGTCTATATCGCTTCTTGTGGCCAACTGTTTTAGCTTGTAAACCAAAGACAATTGATTGTATTGCTGAAGGAGGGAAATACGACCTTAGGCAGCTATTTGTTGCCACACGTAACTGGCACATTCAGAATTCTGATGTTTACAAGGATCGTCAGCTATACATTAGTGTATGCCAGACACTCAATGTTAGTAAATTTAATGGAAGTTGTCCTGAAGGCTCTGCAGCATGTGAGGTGTACCGTAACGGAACTGGTAAAGGTCTAGGAGGAGTGTACAGTGATTTGAAGGTTGTTAGTGAAGGATTGCTTTCTCTGACATACAGTAATGGAAAGAGATGTCTTAATGGAGACATAGGAATAGTTGTTACACTTTTCAGATGCAATCACAAAGTGGGCATA GGTGCACCACGAATTGTGTCCGTTACAGATAATTGTGAATATGAGATGGAATGGGAGACCTCTTATGCCTGTCCTATAACCGCCACGGTAGCCCATGGCAACTGTACCATTCTTGATCCAGTCACTGATACCCTGGTAAACCTGCATGACCAGTTGAAGAACACGCTTTTCTCTGTAAATGTTGACCATTTTGTGTATAATGTCAGTGTGTGTGGTCAGTCTATAAAATGTGATGGTAACAATAGCCTGCCTCATGGCGGTTGTCAAGTTGAGCTGGAAGGTGAAAAAAGACAATTCTCTGTTGGACTATTAAATGAATCGAGTCTGGAAATGGTTGATGGGAAGTTACGCCTCACTTATGATCACGGCAAAAAGTGCAACCACATTGATGTTCATAGAAAGATGGTAATAAATTTTGAGTGTAATCGTACGGACATTCACGGAACTTTGAAATTTAGAGAAGAAAATAATTGCGAGTATGCTTTCACATTTTCAACAAACTTAGACATTGTCTGTCATCAAGCTACACCCAAGATTGATTGTAGTGTACCTGGCTTTGATCTCACTCCAATTGCCAATGTTCGATTTCTACACCAACCGGTTAAACTGCATTCAAACGGCTTACTGGCACAGTATGCAGTGGCCATGGTCTCCATCTGTCATCCTCTCAATCATTCTAACTTGATGGTGCAGAACTGTACTCCAGGGCAGGCAGCTTGTTTATCAGGACA TGGAGTTGCACTAGACCTTGGACAACCAACAGATCCTCCAGTTGCCATGACTACCGGTGAAGGTGTGGTCTTAACATACAAAAATGGTGCCTCTTGTGAAGGTAGTCAGTCCAAGTCAACCGTGCTAAGGATTGTGTGTGATACTGATGTTGGATTACTG AGTACTCTTAGTTTCATTGGTGATCCACCTTCAGAGAATACTTGTGAGTACGTGTTTGAGGTTAAGAGTAGAGCAGCTTGTTGGCTAAACCACACCACCACTGAATCCTCACCATCTCCTACTACTAGTGCAACTGATAGTGGTACTAAGCCAGCAACTAATGGTGGTACTGAGCCACCAACTAACTCTGTTGTAGTGAAGAACAATACTAATTCATTGTCTCCAACCTTGTGTAGTATTACTGATCCAGTATTTACAAAGACCATCACATTTGAGAGTATTGACAAGGCTACTGGCTACACTACTTCTAATGAAGGACATGATTATGCTATAAGACTATGTGGTCCCTTGCCTGAGAAGACATGTGGAGAAAATGCTGCGATTTGTGTTGGTGGTTCTCGTTTGGTGTCCGCTGAGCATCGTATAGTAGCCATGTCTAGTACAAGTGTTGGATTTTATTATCCCTGGGGGTCCAAGTGTAAATCTCAGAACAGGAATGACACAGCCTTAGTATTAGTGACCTGTGGTAGCCAAACATCATTGAGTCATGCTGGATATTATAGTGAGCTGTGTGAGCACCGATTCTCTCTAACGTCACCTTCAATGTGCTTCAATGATGCTACAACTTTT GTGGAATGCATGGCTCAACCCAATGTATCTGTTGAGTATGACCTGTCATCATTAATGGGACAAACTTATAAG ggTACTGTAGTACCCAAGCATGGAGACACCAGCCCATATGACATTAATGCTATTGGCACTTTCAACCTCACCGTCTGCCGTAGCCTCAACCCGTTGACCGAGGAAGGGGACAAGTGTGGTCCTGGGAATGCCTTGTGTGTAAAAACTATCAAGGGTGGATATATT GGTCTTGGCCATATGAAGACAGCACCAACAGTTTCACCAGAAGGTCATGTGATATTGATGTATACAGATGGCAGTCCTTGTGGGGATAAGGGTGACTCTAAATATTCTGCGAAAGTTCACCTCATCTGTAACCGTGCAATATTAatg GGTTCTCCAGTGATCATGAAGAGACCAGAAGAATGTATGTATGAGCTGGAATGGGACAATGCCTTAGCCTGCAAGTCTCATTATGACAAGTCAGAGGCAGTACACTGCTTGTTCAACAACACAGTGACTGGAATGGAGATGGACCTACAACCACTAGTAAACCTGACCGCCACT ACTACAGTGGATGGTGTACGTTATGATGTCACAGCTTGTGGCAAGGTAGTCAAGATGGTCGGGTCTAAGAAGACCACCCTGGGTATCTACAGGGGCTCCTTCAACTTGTTCAGTGCTCAAGGAGTGAAACTGGATTATAGTGGTGGTAATAAAGACAAGTGTAATG CTGCTTACCCCTACAGTTCCACAGTGATCATGGAGTGTAGTAGAGGAACTGACGGGGTGggtaaactggtttacaacaAG GAGATCTCTAATAAATGCCACTCATACTTCACGTGGTGGACAATGTATGCTTGTGGGTCTACAGAACTCAGTTGTAGTACTGAGTTGGGTGGGAAGTTCTACGACTTTTCTGAATTGCACCATTCTCGTTACTGGAGTGTCACTGATAA GAAAGATCGCAAGTTTAAGATAAACATTTGTGGTCCTATCACAAACCTACCAACTCACTCTACTG GTTGTAGTTCAGGTGCTGCAGTGTGTCTCAAACTAAACAATTACCAAGAATCGTTCTTGGAGCTTGCTCAGTCTGATACTCAAATGATTTCTGCAGTAGGTCAAG GCGATAGTCAAAAGATTATGCTGCACTATTCTGGGGTAGCTCCAAGTTCTCAGAGAAACAAGACATCATGTACATCTTATCATGTCAAGATTGTCATGGACTGTGGCGCTGTGTTATCCAAACCAATGGAACTCCT TGACTCAATGGATTGTGTATACACTTTCCAATGGAGCACTTCACTGGCTTGTCCTGAACGAGTTATCAG TGGTGACAACACCGTGTCAGAGTGCAAGGATCAGATTCCCAAGGATAAAAAAGAGAACAGTTACGTCTTTTACCCTAATAAGTTAAAGAGGACTGAAGAAAGTGATATGAAGAA TAACTACTATGCAGTGTCGGAAGATGCACATCGTTTCTTCATCAACATTTGTGGCCCAGTAAGGCCTCAACACCTCTATGACCTCTCAGGATGTGGCAGCAAATCTGCTGTGTGCATGCTAGTAGGAGGCCATGCCACTTCTCTAGCCTCAACTGACAAGATAGTTTTCTCTTATGAAG ATCGATGGTTGGAGATCTTGATGAGTGAAGGCTCCAACAGAATTATTGTGAGAGTGGAGTGTATCCATGATGAATTGTTTGAGCTTACTGGCTACCATCCAGCTGGTACTGAACAT TTGGAGTTTGAGTACAACAGTACCACTAAGGGTATAACCACTTACTATTTCAGTATGAAGACCGTATTAGGATGTAAATC TACTGGATTTGAAGGTACCACAGCACCTACTACTGCAGCCTCTACCACTACCAGTACATCATCTACTAACGCTAATGGAGGAGGAgataagaagaaaaagaagggCAGTGCTGGAGCAGCGGTGGCCATTGTTATTATAGTGATATTGTTATCACTAGCTGTAATGTCATTGTTTCTGCTGTTGAAAAATGAACGGAGAAG GAATATGGTGTTTGAAAAGGCTCAGCAGATGTTTGGACAGCCAAGTAAACCTCCAATTAGTATTGATGCAGAAATG CAACGTTTGATACCATCAGAGACAGATGATGAGAGTGGTAAAGAGAAAGATGACAGTTCATCGTCAGAAGAGGAACATGCTGCAATTAGTACTAGTGGAGAGGATGAGGAACTAATGGATTTATGA
- the LOC136258215 gene encoding arrestin domain-containing protein 3-like produces the protein MDCTMAPPKCFKIELLSGRAPVYYPGSVIEGNVEIELTEPMRPIQAIKIILIGGGFTSWEELRAIGRRSYMITFTEEEIILGNIITELWIRGNYTTVVGAPQQLVGLPAGKHNFPFKICLAPNLALPSSLEKPYGHIRYMLKAGICTSQLRQFKFTTEKHISVNSLIDVNLPSFVLPLTKSNEKTVCCCCCASGPIAMTVTTDRSAYCSGESIAITVITENFSKRRIEYVQADLKQTIRFHGEPTLRGRAVLNVKDSNKEIINTIQSIKGSADWHNKLMSIPVTVPTVSSSQIIQVFYTLDVFLYIRNALNLHTKFPIVIGSVPYKGPSAASTVNLHYSTIAQRSLSATVQHSVYTNANVMGDLYYSPMYGYVKDYQFAPEGADSDLQQEPS, from the exons ATGGATTGCACTATGGCACCTCCAAAGTGTTTCAAAATCGAGTTACTAAGCGGTCGCGCTCCCGTGTACTACCCTGGATCAGTGATTGAAGGCAATGTTGAGATTGAGCTAACGGAACCAATGAGACCTATCCAAGCAATAAAGATTATACTGATCGGAGGAGGCTTCACCAGTTGGGAAGAGCTGAGAGCGATCGGACGACGCAGCTACATGATAACCTTCACAGAAGAAGAGATCATACTAGGTAATATTATCACAGAACTTTGGATCAGGGGCAACTACACTACTGTTGTTGGAGCACCTCAGCAATTAGTTGGTTTACCAGCTGGAAAGCATAACTTCCCCTTCAAGATATGCCTTGCCCCTAATTTGGCTTTGCCGTCATCACTAGAGAAGCCGTATGGTCACATTCGTTATATGCTGAAAGCTGGGATTTGCACATCACAGTTACGACAATTTAAGTTCACAACAGAAAAACATATATCTGTCAACAGCCTGATTGATGTGAATCTGCCAAGCTTTGTATTGCCATTGACAAAGTCAAATGAAAAGACAgtatgctgctgttgttgtgctTCTGGGCCAATTGCAATGACTGTTACAACAGACAGGAGTGCTTATTGTTCTGGGGAATCAATTGCCATCACTGTCATCACAGAGAACTTTAGTAAAAGACGAATCGAGTATGTGCAAGCTGACCTGAAGCAAACCATACGTTTCCATGGTGAACCTACACTTCGTGGTCGGGCTGTGCTCAATGTGAAGGATTCAAACAAGGAAATTATAAACACAATCCAATCAATTAAAGGCAGTGCTGATTGGcataacaagttgatgtctATTCCTGTCACTGTCCCTACTGTTTCCAGCAGCCAGATAATACAAGTGTTTTACACTTTAGATGTGTTCCTTTACATTCGTAATGCTCTCAATCTTCATACAAAGTTTCCAATTGTGATTGGAAGTGTTCCATACAAAGGACCCTCAGCAG CAAGTACTGTGAATCTCCATTATTCCACCATTGCTCAGCGGTCATTGTCCGCCACTGTTCAGCATTCAGTTTATACTAATGCAAATGTTATGGGAGACTTATACTATTCCCCCATGTATGGTTATGTAAAGGATTATCAGTTTGCTCCTGAAGGAGCAGACTCTGATCTACAGCAGGAACCCTCATAG